The Thermoleophilia bacterium genome contains the following window.
GACCAGGCTGGTTGACAACCTAGTTGCAGGTATACTAGAGACGTGACTGCATCGCCTTCATTACTTGAGATCCCTACTATTATCACCACCCATCAAAACGCAGACTTTGATGCCTTAGCCGCTGCCGTGGGAGCTAGTTTGCTCTATCCAGACAGCCGGATTGTTTTTACCGGCTCACTTAACCCTAACGTAAGAGAGTTTGTTTCCCTGTACGGGGAAGCTCTTCCCATCGCAAACCTACGGCTGATTGACCAAAACAAGATCAAGCGCCTGGTGGTCGTCGACACAGCCGATCCTGAACGAATTGGAGAGCTGGGCCGTTTGTGGGGCCAGCGAGGTATCGAGACAATAGTTTTTGACCACCACCCGGGCGAAAGCGCAGAAACTCCACCAGTACAGGCAGACAGTTGGGTGGTGTCCTCCGACGGCGCTCAGGCTACATCGATGCTTCATATCCTGTATGAGCGTGGAATTCCCGTAGGTCGCCTGGAAGCCACTATCTTTGCTTTGGGAATTCACGAGGACACCGGCTCTCTTACCTATCCCCGCACTACCATCCGCGACGCCGAAATGCTAGCCCTGGCCATGCGGTTGGGAGCGTCACAGGCTCTCATTGAGCGTTTTCTCCACAGCTCGCTCACTGGGGAGCAGCGCGCTCTTCTGATGGAACTCGTAGACGCGGTGCGGGTAGAGCGGGTTGGGGGATTAGACGTCCATGTGGTGGCTCGTGAGATTTCTGGCTATGTGGATGGCCTAAGTGTTATTGCCCATAAACTTATGGAGCTTCTAAATGCCGAGGTGCTTCTCCAAGCAATAGGCATGGAGGGAAGGGTATTTGTCACCGCCCGTTCTCGCTCGGGTTCAGTTGATGTAGCCGGTCTACTCCGCGGGATCGGTGGGGGAGGCCACGCCCAGGCCGCGTCGGCTGTAGTCAAAGACTTGTCCCCCGAGACAGTCATCGCTCGGTTGCTAGAAACTCTTTCGGGTAGTCGCGTCGGTACACCCACTGCAGCCGAAATAATGAGTCGCCCAGTACGGTTTGTGGATGCTGACACGCCGGTCACCGAAGCTCTACTTACTGCTCAGCGTTATGGACACTCTGGTATATGCGTAAGAGCCAATGGCCGCCTGGTAGGAGTTGTGGCTCGTAGAGACCTCGACAAGGCCATTCGCCATGGGCTTGGCCACGCCCCTGTCAAAGGAGTGATGACCCGCAAGATTCATTTCGCTAAGGCTTCCACTGGACTTGACGAACTTAGACGAATAATGGTCGAGCACAACATCGGCCGCGTTCCTATTGTCAAAGATGAAGCATATGAAGAGGCGGTTGCTCGCGGCACGGTAAGAACTAGCGATGTCATTGGCATAGCCACTCGCACAGACGTCCTTGCCGCATACCAAGGAAGATGGGAGCAGGAACGGGCAGAGGTGTCCGGCCCTCATATCTACGTGGCAGAAGCATTGACTGAACACCCGGTCTTTGGGCAGCTCTTTCGTGTATGTTCGGCCCTTTCCGAGGATTTTCCCGGCGTCTATCTGGTCGGCGGATTTGTGCGGGATCTTCTTTTGGGGCAGCCAAATGTCGACGTGGACATTGCGGTAGAGGGAGACGGGATCGAGTTTGCGACGCGGCTTGCCGCGCAGTTGGGGGGCAGAGTGAGGCCGCATTACAAGTTCAAGACCGCGGTGGTTCTTTTGCCGCCGAGTGTACTGGGGGAGGCTGCTCTCTCCCTGCGCAGCTCATCTGAGCCATTTCACGTTGACGTGGCCACCACCCGAACGGAGTTCTACGATCACCCGGCTGCCCTGCCTAAGGTTGAACATGCCTCGCTTCGACAAGACCTGTTTCGCAGAGACTTCACCATCAATGCGATGGCCATCTCCCTGCGAGGAGAGGACTTTGGCACCGTGATCGATTTTTTTGGAGGATACAGGGATTTGCAAGAGGGGGTAATCAGGGTCTTACACAACCTGAGCTTCATTGAAGATCCCACTCGCATATTCCGCGCCGTCCGTTACGAAAACCGCTATGGTTTTCGAATGGACGAGCAAACAAGAACTTTTGCAAAGACTTGTGTCGATATGCACCTGGTGCGCGGCCTTTCGGGGGTGAGGCTGCGAGACGAGCTTGTCGCTCTACTAAGTGAGGAAGACATTTCGTTCACCCTCAGTCGTCTTTATGAACTCGGAGTTGCCCGTGAAGTTCATCCAAAGCTAGCCACGGGGCCGAAAACCGCCCGGCTGGTGCGCGACCTGGACTCAATAGTCGCAGAGCTGGGACTTGAGTCTGAGGTGGTTCGGTGGCGGTTGCGACTCGCGGCGATCACTAGAAACATGGAGCATGACGAACTCTATGTCTGGCTCGAAGACCTCAAGGTCCGCCGGTCTGACAGCGCAGTTGTCCGGGACAGCGTCATCCTAGCCCCGGCGCTGGCAGCCAGTCTTGGGAGAGAGGATATGGATGAATGGGAAGTGTTTAAGACTTTGCGACGCGCGCCGGCGGAGTCCTTGGTTTTTGCTTTAGGGGTAACTGAGAACCAAACTGCTAGAGAGCGCATCCGCGCCTATCTCACCGATCTACGCTATCGTTCGCTCAGCGTCACCGGAGACGATCTTATCGCGCTAGGGATGAAGAAAGGGCCACAAGTGGGAAGAATGCTAGAAAAGCTCCGTGAACTGCGGGTTCGAGGGATCATAAACGGCCGCGAGGCTGAATTGGAAGCTGCGCGGCAACTGATGGAGAAGCAATCATGACGGCAGAACGCTGGCTCAACTTGTTCATCCTGCTACCTGTGCTCCTGCTGTCCATGATGGCCCACGAACTGGCTCACGGCTGGGTTGCGTATCGCCTGGGGGATCCTACCGCTAAGATTCGAGGGCGGCTTAGCTTAAACCCAATTCGCCATCTTGACCCCCTTGGAACAGCGATGTTCGTCATCACCTACTTGTTTTCGGGTTTTGTCTTTGGTTGGGCAAAGCCGATCCCGGTTTCGCCCTACTATTTTCGCGATCGTCAGAAAGGTATGGCTATTGTTGGGGCTGCAGGTCCCATCACGAATTTCATCATCGCGATCGTGTTCGTGCTCGTTCTCCGCTGGCTTAATCTGCCTGACAACACCTGGGCCTATGCCATTCTTTTTCTTATTTTTCAGATAAATGTAGTTCTGGGACTCTTCAACCTGATTCCCATTCCCCCTCTGGACGGGTCACGCGTATTGGGAGCTTTCTTGCCCAGAGCAGCGTACGAAAGGTGGGTGGCGCTTGACCGCTACGGCATGATCCTGGTGGTGTTGTTCATTGTGGTCTTTCAACGTGCGTTCTTCCATCTTCTCGGATGGGCCATTACGGGTCTAAGAGATCTCTTTCTTCCGGCTGGGTAGTAATACACGGCGTCCTTGTCGGGTGGTCGAGTGATGTTCACTCTCGAGCTTGACCTTGATGTTTACCAGGGTCCGTTCGATCTGCTTCTCTCCTTGATTCTGAAGGAAGAGGTGGATCTTTTTGAGATACCGCTTGCAGAGATCATAGATACCTACCTGAAGGGACGCGAGCGAGCAGGGGCGTGGACTGACTGGGAGGATGTCACCGAGTTCATGCTAGTGTTCAGCCTTCTGGCGGAACTCAAATCACGGCTGCTACTCCCCTCGGGCGAGGTTGAAGCCGAGGAAGAGCTTAGTCCCGAACAGATGCAGGAGCAGCTGCTGGCCAGATTTCTCGAGTACAGCAAATTTAAGGCAGCCTCCGTTTACCTCAGGGGACGAGCTATGGAGGCAGCCCGGTCAGTTCTTCGTCCACCTAGTCAGCAGCCCCAACGGCGTCTACCGCCGCTGGAGGAGATCGTAGGAACTGGCGATCTGCTTGGCCTGCGTGACGCCATGACCAGGCTACTTGAGAGAAACCGGACTCCTGATACCTCCCACATAGCTGATATCAAGGTCGACCTTCGCAAGCAGATGCAGATCATAAGGCGTATCTTGTTGCGCCGTGGCCGCTTCTCGTTTGACCGAGTTTTTGGAGGAGAACGGCCGCTTGTGCAGGCGATGTCTATCTTTGCCCTGTTGGAGCTTGTGGCCAAAGGAGAAGTCGTTGTGTCTCAAGACAAACCCTTTGGGGATATTCTCGTGCGAGCAAGGAAAGTCCCATCACCTGCTTAGGATCTACGTAGACGGCTCGTTTTGTTGGTGGATAAATGGATCGAAGTCAGATAAAACGTGACCTTGAGGCATTGCTTTTTGGCTCGGGACGACCTCTTCAGCTTGAAGAATTACTCTCTGCTCTATCGCTGTCAGGGCAAGAGGCCGCCATCCTCGTCAGCGAGCTTCTTGACGAGCTAGCCCGAGAATTTCCTCCAAGTGGCCCCAGAGGGTTTGAGCTCGTTAGGCTTGCGGGTGGGTGGGCCTTTCGTAGCAACCCGTGCTCTCAGCCTGCGGTGCAGAGACTGTTTGATATGCCTGAGGAAGCAACCCGCCTGTCGCAAGCTGCCATGGAATGTCTCGCCATTGTTGCCTATTTGCAGCCAGTGTCGCGGTCGCAGATAGCAGCCATCCGCGGGGTAGACTCAGATTCACCACTACGCACCCTGCTGGACCGCGAGCTCATCACCGAAGTGGGTAGGGCGCAGAGTGGGGGAGGCGCGATTCTCTACGGGACCACTCCGCGTTTTGAGGCTATGTTTGGGCTCTCAAGCCTTGAGGATTTGCCTCCTCTAGATGGCTTTGCCTTAGGGCCAGAACAAAGAGAGGAGCTGCGGCGCCGGCTGGGGATTTTGGGAGTCCCCGAGTAAAGACCACAAACGCAGGTAAAGAACAAACATGCGTCTTCAGAAATTCCTAGCCGAAGCTGGTGTGGGCTCTAGACGCAAGTGTGAGGACCTCATCCGTCAGGGCAGAGTGACGGTGGACGGCGCTGTGGCCGTTATAGGCATGCAAATTGATCCTACCCGCCAGAAGGTGGCGGTGGACGGGAAACCTGTGGAGGCTGAGCCCAAGGAGTACTGGCTGCTAAACAAGCCAGCGGGTGTGATTAGTGCCGCGCGGGATCCCCGTGGGCGTCCGACTGTGGTGGATCTCGTGCCGTCCAAAGTTCGGCTTTTTCCGGTGGGGCGTCTTGATCTAAACAGCACCGGCCTTCTCGTGTTGACTAACGACGGAGAGCTGGCCTCTCTGCTTGTGCACCCCCGCTATCACGTACCAAAGGAGTATCGGGTGACAGTGCAAGGGGCCCTTTCCTCTGAGGCTCTTGACCAGTTGCGCGCCGGAGTTGAGCTTGAAGAGGGTCGCACTGCCCCGGCCAAGATAGTAGTTTTGGGAACGAAGAGCGATCGGAGAGGCACGACACTGACTGATCTTCAAATCACCCTACACGAAGGACGCAAGCGCCAGATAAGACGGATGATGCAATGTGTGGGGGCGAGAGTAGTGAGCCTACACCGCACCAGGATCGACGGTCTGACAGACAAGGGGCTTGCTCCGGGACAGTGTCGACCCCTTACTTCCGAGGAAGTTGAAAGCTTAAGACGTGCTGCTTTGGGACGCCGTGTCTAAGCGTCTCGAGCCGGTTTGGCCTACAGAGGGGCGTCTGCTGCCTACAGACATGCGTTTCTGCTTTATACTGATGCATTTACCGATACTTGGGGGGAGAGGGGCCGAAAAGAATGTAACGGTTGCTGTGAGTTCTGGGAGTGGTGATGAGGTTTAACCGTGTACTAGAAAAGCTTACGCCGTACCGCGCTAGTCCTCCTTTGGCTGAAATTAAACAGCATTATGGCCTGGAGCGGCTTTATGTCATGTCGGCCAATGAGGTGCCGTGGGGACCGTTTCCTGAAGTGGTGGAGAAGCTCAAGCAGGCCCTGGACGGCCTGAACCGCTACCCTGACGGGAATTGCGGCGAGCTTCGGGCGGAGATAGCTCGCCAGCTGGGTGTCGCTAAAGAGCTTCTGGTCTTTGGCAACGGCTCGTGCGAGATTTTGATGCTCTTAGGACAGGCTTTCTTGGGTCCGGACAGTCACGTGGTTTTCCCTGAGCCGTCTTTCGTAATGTACCGTTCCATTGCGCTTGCTCGTGAGGCACCGTTCACCGCTGTGGCCTTGCCAAACTTTAGGTACGACTTGCAGGCCATGCTAGACGCCATTGAAGAAAACACGAGCATGATCGTGGTCTGCAATCCCAACAACCCTACCGGAACCTACATTGAGTCAAGGGAGCTCTGCCATTTCCTAGAACAGGTTCCGTCTGAGGTACTGGTAGTTCTCGATGAGGCGTACGGAGAGTTTGTGACCTCACCACTCCACGAGGACTCAGTATTGTGGCTTGAGCGATTCCCCAACTTGGTGGTTCTTCGGACATTCTCCAAGATATACGGGCTTGCAGGACTGCGAGTGGGTTACGCTTTTGCCGCTCCCGAGGTAGTAACTGCACTTGACAAGATTAGACAGCCCTTCAACGTGGACTCGCTGGCTCAGATAGCCGCTCTTGAGTCCTTACGGCATCCGGAAAGAGTCCGAGAGCGGAGGCAAAAGGTGGCAGCCGAAAGGGAGCGCGTTTCGCGGCGTCTCCACGAAATGGGCATCGCCACCATACCTAGCCAGGCAAATTTCTTGCTTGTCGACGTAAGTAATCTTTCTATTCCTGGTCCCGAGGTGCCTCAGGCCCTTCTTGAGCGAGGAATTCTGACCCGCTCTGGATATGCCATGGGGTGTCCGGGGTGGATTCGGGTTACCATAGGCGAGGTTGAAGAAGGCGATGCGTTTCTTGCCGCCATGGCCGATCTGGTCCGCGGCGGGGAATTTGTGCCTCGGCGGACGGCCTTGGGACTAACCGCTGATGCTCTTAGTCCGGAGAGTTAGAGATGGATCAGGCTGCTGGCATTGAGATGATGATCGTGATGCAAGAGTCGGCTACGCAGGAAGACGTAGCGCGAATCCTTGAGCTACTTGAAAGTGCTGGAGCTCAAGGTCGAGTTTCCACAAGCGATGTGGTGACCGTAATCGCGGTTATTGGGGAAAGAGACGTGGTTGCCGGGCTCCCGCTAGAGGCCTACCCCGGCGTGGACAAGGTTCTTCCTATCCTGCGGCCCTACAAGCTGGTGAGCCGAGAGTTTAGGCGTTCCGACACTGTAATTACGGTCGGCAACACTAGCGTAGGGGGTGGCCACGTGGCTCTAATCGCAGGACCATGCTCTGTTGAGAGCCGCGAACAGCTGATGGAGGCGGCTGCCGCAGTTAAGCGAGCCGGAGGAACGATGCTGCGAGGTGGCGCTTTTAAGCCCCGAACGTCGCCCTATTCATTCCAGGGACTTGGGATTGAAGGACTCCGTCTTTTGGCCGAGGCGCGCGAACAGTTCGGGCTACCAGTGGTCACAGAGCTCATGGATCCTCGGCAGCTTGACGCAGTGGCGGAGTACGTGGACATCATCCAAATAGGAGCCCGCAACATGCAGAACTTCCATCTGCTGTCGGCGGTGGGTCAGGTGGACCGGCCGATTCTCCTTAAGCGAGGACTGGCGGCCACGGTTGAGGAGCTGCTCATGGCAGCTGAGTACATTGTTAAAGAGGGCAACGAAAAAGTCATTCTATGCGAGCGAGGCATTCGCACTTTTGAGACGGCCACCCGCAACACTCTGGATATTTCCGCCATTCCTGTCATAAAGCAGCGGAGCCATCTGCCGGTGATTGTGGACCCGAGCCATGCGGCAGGCAAGGCTGACCTGATTGAGCCTTTGTCGGTGGCGGCCATTGCAGCGGGCGCTGACGGAGTGATGATCGAGGTACATCCGACTCCTGAGACTGCCCTCTCTGACGGGGCACAGTCTCTCGACACCCGGCAGTTTACGCGGGTAGCAGAGCGTATTAAGGCGGCTGTGGCGTGGCTAGGAAAGACTATGGGGTGACGGAGATGCCTGGTAGTCGCGCTCACAGCGGAGTCCATAGACTGGCGATAATAGGCGTAGGAATGATGGGCGGCAGCTTGGCGATGGCTGCCCTCGAGCGGGCTGGGGTAGATGAGGTTGTGGGCTTTGATACTGACCGCAACGCTCTTGATGAGGCGGTGGCCCGGGGAGTAATCACCGAGGCGGCAAGGAGCGCGCAAGAGGCTGCCGCTTACGCCGATCTTGTAGTCATATCGACTCCAGTTCGAAGCATTCCTGCCCTCGTGGAGGAATGCGCTGCCGCTGAGCCTCGGCCCAGACTAATCACCGACACCGGGAGCACCAAGTCCAGCATCATGCAGTCGCTATCTCCCCAGGCGAAGGCCCTCTTCATAGGCGGGCATCCCATGTGCGGTGGGTCTGATTCTGGGGTGAAATATGCAAGAGCCGATCTGTTTGTAGGCGCTACGTACTTTCTCTGCACTACCGGAGCAGCGTTTCCCAAACTTTACGAGATGCTGCAGCAGTTCATCTTCGATCTTGGGGCCCGGCCGACGCTTATTGACCCTGTGGCGCATGACCGGATTATGGCGGCGATCAGCCACCTTCCGCATGTGCTTGCCAACGTCCTTATGGAACACGTGGGACACCTGTGTGTAGGGGGCAAGAGAGCCCTTCAGTTTGTTGGCGCGAGCTTCACTGACCTTACTCGGGTAGCTGGCGCCAACCCGCCAATGTGGCGCGACATATTTTTGGCCAATCGAGAGGCGCTGTCTGAATCAGTGCGAGAAATAATCGGGCTCCTGGAAAACTACGTGAGGCTGTTGTCCGGTGGAGATGAGTCAGCCGTTACCCAGGCCATAGATACCGCAGCTTCCTACAAGCAGGAGATGCTTGCCCTCGCCGATATCTCACCCGAGACCCTCCACAAGGTCACTGTGCGAGTGCCGGATGTGCCGGGCTCCATCTCACGGGTCATGGGTGCTCTGAGCGACGCTGGCATCAACGTAGAGGATCTAACACTCCATCACATGAGCCGGAGCCTAGGCGGCGATCTCATCTTGTACGTCTCTGGACAGGAAGTCGCAGAAAGGGCCGCTGCTCTGCTCAGCAACCTTGGCTTCCCGGCTCGCGTGAGCTTGTTGGGAGATGGCAGTGAGTAATGGATCGGAGCCTATCAGAACGCAGATTCACGCCGGCGGTGGAGTCTTCCTACCAGCAGAAGCTGGGCTGCGCGGCCATGTCGGCGTCCCGGGTGACAAGTCTGTGTCGCACCGCGCTTTGCTCCTCAGTGCTGTTAGCAACGGGCCTGTGCACATAACCGGCTTCCTCTACGCGGAAGACACGCTAGCGACCTTGGCGGCCATCCGCGCCCTTGGGGTGCAAGTTGATGAAGCTGTGGACAAGCTGATCGTCCACGGTCAGGGCTGGGAGGGCCTGCGGGAGCCAGAAGATGTAATCAATGTGGCCAACTCCGGCACCCTTATTCGCCTACTTCCGGGACTTGTTGCCTCTTGCGACTTCGTGTGCATACTCACCGGTGACGCCAGCATCAGGCGCCGGCCAATGGCTCGCATTATCAATCCCCTCTGCGCGATGGGGGCTCAGGTGATCGGTCGAGCCAACAACACTCTTCCGCCAGTTGTTATTAGAGGGGGACGGCTGAAGGGCATCTCTCACACGTTGCCCATCGCGTCTGCCCAAGTAAAGTCATGTCTTCTATTAGCAGGACTGCGCGCCGAAGGGGAGACTGTTATTGCTGAGCCGGGGCCCTCACGTGACCACACCGAAAGGCTACTGCGCTACGCGGGAGTTTCTATTGAACGGGAGGGCGATCCGCACGGCCCGGGCGTTTTGCGCATTCAGCCGACTGAGTGCTTGACGCTTAACCGGATAGCAGTTCCGGGAGATTTCAGCTCCGCTGCCTTTTTCTTGGTGGGAGCGCTTCTTGTGCCCGATTCTGAAGTTACTGTGGCAGGAGTGGGGCTTAATCCGACGCGCACTGGACTCCTTAACGTGCTCAGGCGCATGGGCGCAGACATAGAAGTGAGTGTTGAGTCTGGGAGTGGGCCGGAGCCCACTGGCACGGTGGTAGCCCGCACAACTCGCCTTATGCCCACTGACATCACGCCCGAGGAAGTGCCCCTACTAATTGACGAGTTGCCTCTTTTTATGCTAGCCGCAGCCAAGGCTTCTGGACGCTCTTCCATCCGAGGGGCTGCTGAGCTGCGCACCAAGGAGAGCGACCGCCTCGCGGCTATGAGCGCCCTCTTGCGCTCCATTGGGATCGAGTGCGTGGAACATTCCGACGGTATGGAAATCGTAGGCAATTCCGAAGGCTGGGAGGGCGGCTCTGTTTGGAGTTTCGGCGACCATCGCATAGCGATGGTCGCCGCCATCGCAGGAGCCGCGTCACGGTCGGGAGTGTACGTGGACGACGTAGGATGTGTTGCGGTCTCGTATCCGGAGTTTGTGGACACACTTGGCAGACTAGGCGGTCGGTTTCTTACTGCTGGAAAGGAAGGCCTGGGGGTAGACGATGATCATAGCCATTGACGGTCCGGCTGGAGCCGGAAAGAGCACAGTGGCTAGAGAGGTGGCCAAGCGGCTAGGCATGCGTTACCTCGACACGGGGGCAATGTACCGGGCTGTTACTCTGCTTGCGTTGGAGGCTGGTCTAGTTCCTGACCGGCTCGAGGAAGTCGGCGCACTTGCTGCCCAAGCAAGACTGCGGGTCGTGGAGCAAGACAATGACCTTTCTCGCGTATTTGTAGGCGAGAGGGAGATCAGCGAGGAGATTAGAGGGCCCCTTGTTTCTCAGCACGTTTCACTTGTCTCTGCAGATCCAGCAGTGAGGGCTGTGCTTACCCAAAGACAGCGCGAAGAAGCGGCCTCGGGAAATGTAGTTCTGGAGGGCCGCGACATGGGTACTGTGGTTGCGCCTCAAGCGGAGGTGAAGGTTTTCCTCACCGCCAGCGTCGAAGAGCGGGCCCGACGAAGACAGGCTCAGCTGCAGGCCAAAGGAGTTGACTCTTCTCTCGAACAGCTAATGCGTGAAATAGAAGCCAGGGACACTTACGACTCTAGTAGGGTGGTTGCACCTCTTCGGAAAGCGGATGACGCCGTAGAGATCGATACCACTTCCATGACAATAGACGAAGTAGTAAATGCAATATGCGCGTTGGCGGAATCCAAACGCGGCAAGTGTGTCGAAAAATGCGGCGGTCTCACCAGCTCGCAGTCTATCAACTCTCAGTCGAGTAATTGCCGGCCGACCGGCTCACAGTCTACTCAGCCCGCCAAATGGCGGCTTTGCGGCATGATCAAAGGACCCATGGACACCCTTCTGTACCGGGTAGCTTACGCGTTTGTGCCTGAGCTGTGGCGCTCCGTGTTTCGCATGAAAATCGAAGGAGTTGAGAATGTTCCGCTGACCGGACCGGTGGTCCTTGCTTGTAATCACCGGTCTAACCTTGACCCGTTCTTCTTGGGATCAGCTTGTCCACGTATGGTGCATTTCATGGCAAAGGCGGAGCTCTGGAAGGTCAAGGCCTTGGGCAAATTGGTGGAGTGGATGGGAGGCTTCCCGGTACGGAGGGGAGAGGCCGACAGACAAGCGGTCAGACGAGCGTTCGCGATCTTAGACGCAGGAGGGGTACTGGGAGTGTTTCCCGAGGGGAGGCGCCACCGCGATCTTGCTCAAGGACCGTTGGGGGACATCCAGCCAGGCATAAGTCTTTTCTCTCTTTACGACGACGTAGTTACGATCCCTGTGGTAATGGAGGGTACAGAAAAAGTGGCTGCGGGAGGGAGACTAGCCTTTCCCCAGGTGAGGGTCGCGTTTGGGCCGCCGCTTGAACTCCCCGACAGGAGCCTTCCTCGATCTGAGCGTGCCTCCGAGACGGTTAGAAGGCTGCGTGAGGCAATGCTGGCCCTCGTCTCGTCACAAGTCACCACGGGTGGGCAGCGGAGCAATGGGTGAATTGGAGATCATCATCTCCGAGTACGCGGGGTTCTGTTGGGGTGTAAAACGAGCGCTTGAGCTTACCTTGGAGGCCGCAAAACAAGCGCCCGCGCCTATCAACACGTTAGGACCTCTGATTCACAACCCCGGGGTCATAGAGGATCTCAGAAGTCGCGGAGTAGGAGTCATTGCTAGCCCGGACCAGATAGCACAGGGAACAGTGATCTTGCGTTCCCATGGCGTCCCTAAAGAGATCAGGGAGCTCCTGGCAAACTCTTCGCTAACCGTTGTGGACGCTACCTGTCCCTTTGTTGCCGCTGCCCAAGAAAAGGCTCAGACACTTCGTGAAGCCGGGTATCTCGTTGTGATACTGGGAGAGAAAGACCATCCGGAGGTGCTGGGGCTCAGATCCTATGCGGGACCCGAGTCGCTGGTGGTCGAATCGGCCGAGGACATCCCGCTAGAATTTCAGGCGGCCCGAGTGGGAGTTGTAGTGCAGACCACGCAGTCCCAGGAGCGTCTTGCGGAGTTGGCGGCTGCACTAGCGCCCAGAGTGCGGGAGCTGTTGGTACACAACACCATTTGCAGTGCCACCGAGCTTCGTCAGCGAGCCGCGGCGGCACTAGCTGCCAGTGTGGATGTGGTAATAGTCATAGGAGGAAGAGAGTCGGGCAATACCAGGCGACTGGCCGAGCTTTGCGCTGCTACACAGCCACGCACTTATCATGTGGAGACGCCGAGTGAGATACAGAGAG
Protein-coding sequences here:
- the aroA gene encoding 3-phosphoshikimate 1-carboxyvinyltransferase; this translates as MSNGSEPIRTQIHAGGGVFLPAEAGLRGHVGVPGDKSVSHRALLLSAVSNGPVHITGFLYAEDTLATLAAIRALGVQVDEAVDKLIVHGQGWEGLREPEDVINVANSGTLIRLLPGLVASCDFVCILTGDASIRRRPMARIINPLCAMGAQVIGRANNTLPPVVIRGGRLKGISHTLPIASAQVKSCLLLAGLRAEGETVIAEPGPSRDHTERLLRYAGVSIEREGDPHGPGVLRIQPTECLTLNRIAVPGDFSSAAFFLVGALLVPDSEVTVAGVGLNPTRTGLLNVLRRMGADIEVSVESGSGPEPTGTVVARTTRLMPTDITPEEVPLLIDELPLFMLAAAKASGRSSIRGAAELRTKESDRLAAMSALLRSIGIECVEHSDGMEIVGNSEGWEGGSVWSFGDHRIAMVAAIAGAASRSGVYVDDVGCVAVSYPEFVDTLGRLGGRFLTAGKEGLGVDDDHSH
- the cmk gene encoding (d)CMP kinase; the encoded protein is MIIAIDGPAGAGKSTVAREVAKRLGMRYLDTGAMYRAVTLLALEAGLVPDRLEEVGALAAQARLRVVEQDNDLSRVFVGEREISEEIRGPLVSQHVSLVSADPAVRAVLTQRQREEAASGNVVLEGRDMGTVVAPQAEVKVFLTASVEERARRRQAQLQAKGVDSSLEQLMREIEARDTYDSSRVVAPLRKADDAVEIDTTSMTIDEVVNAICALAESKRGKCVEKCGGLTSSQSINSQSSNCRPTGSQSTQPAKWRLCGMIKGPMDTLLYRVAYAFVPELWRSVFRMKIEGVENVPLTGPVVLACNHRSNLDPFFLGSACPRMVHFMAKAELWKVKALGKLVEWMGGFPVRRGEADRQAVRRAFAILDAGGVLGVFPEGRRHRDLAQGPLGDIQPGISLFSLYDDVVTIPVVMEGTEKVAAGGRLAFPQVRVAFGPPLELPDRSLPRSERASETVRRLREAMLALVSSQVTTGGQRSNG
- the ispH gene encoding 4-hydroxy-3-methylbut-2-enyl diphosphate reductase — encoded protein: MGELEIIISEYAGFCWGVKRALELTLEAAKQAPAPINTLGPLIHNPGVIEDLRSRGVGVIASPDQIAQGTVILRSHGVPKEIRELLANSSLTVVDATCPFVAAAQEKAQTLREAGYLVVILGEKDHPEVLGLRSYAGPESLVVESAEDIPLEFQAARVGVVVQTTQSQERLAELAAALAPRVRELLVHNTICSATELRQRAAAALAASVDVVIVIGGRESGNTRRLAELCAATQPRTYHVETPSEIQREWLVGARRVGITAGASTPPEQVQAAQSRIRELDP